Proteins found in one Alphaproteobacteria bacterium genomic segment:
- a CDS encoding potassium transporter Kup: protein MTQARAVGGSRVEHKPKQALIVAALGVVYGDIGTSPLYTVKQCFDNVPVDETTVLGVLSLIAWALFVVVAIKYVVVIMRADNRGEGGILALTALALRSASRRGRRHRLILAAGLVGASLFYGDGVITPAISVLSAVEGLKIATPLFDPYVIPITVLLLVVLFVVQRRGTASVGRLFGPVMALWFGSIAALGVVEVSDQPEILLALNPIYGVRLLFSNPWQGFVLLGAVVLAVTGAEALYADMGHFGRGPIRKTWFWIVFPSLLLNYFGQGALLLRNPLALDNPFYRLAPGWALFPLVVLSSAATVIASQAVISGAFSMTRQAVQLGYLPRLFIRHTSAEEFGQIFVPKANFFLLVMVLALVLGFKSSDNLGAAYGIAVTGTMSLTTLLAYVYTVGVLGWNPLIATPLFIFLLTVDLLFFGANMLKVEQGGWFPLVVALFVYSLMSTWMRGRGVLIAQRVKDALPLETFLKSIRPGHPERVPGTAIFMTANIAYVPTALLHNLKHNRVLHDRVVLMNVQTEDIPRVPEDQRVEIRHFDHNFHSVVLRYGFMEEPNIPRALAQCRALQFRFNLMETSFFVGREKIVKAKRSPLARWRQELFIFLSNSMIGVTDFFRIPTNRVIELGGQIEI from the coding sequence ATGACGCAAGCGAGGGCGGTAGGCGGATCCCGGGTCGAACACAAGCCGAAGCAGGCATTGATCGTTGCGGCGCTCGGGGTCGTTTACGGCGATATCGGCACGTCGCCGCTCTATACCGTCAAACAATGTTTCGACAACGTGCCCGTCGACGAGACGACCGTGCTCGGCGTGCTTTCGCTGATCGCGTGGGCGCTGTTCGTGGTTGTGGCGATCAAGTACGTCGTCGTGATCATGCGCGCAGACAACCGGGGCGAAGGTGGAATTTTGGCATTGACAGCCCTGGCTCTCCGCAGCGCGAGCCGCCGTGGTCGGCGCCATCGCCTGATCCTCGCCGCAGGTCTCGTGGGGGCATCGCTCTTTTACGGCGACGGCGTGATCACACCCGCGATTTCCGTGCTGTCCGCGGTCGAGGGCCTCAAGATCGCGACGCCGTTATTCGATCCCTACGTAATCCCGATTACCGTGCTCCTCCTTGTCGTCCTCTTCGTCGTCCAGAGGCGGGGGACGGCGAGCGTGGGGAGACTGTTTGGGCCGGTAATGGCGCTCTGGTTCGGTTCCATCGCGGCACTCGGTGTCGTGGAGGTTTCGGACCAGCCCGAGATATTGCTCGCGCTCAATCCGATCTACGGCGTCCGCCTGTTGTTTTCCAACCCCTGGCAGGGATTCGTGCTGCTCGGCGCGGTCGTTCTCGCGGTGACTGGCGCCGAAGCGCTCTATGCTGATATGGGGCATTTCGGGCGCGGACCGATTCGGAAGACATGGTTCTGGATCGTGTTTCCGAGCCTACTTCTGAATTATTTCGGGCAGGGCGCGTTGCTGCTGCGCAATCCACTGGCACTCGACAATCCGTTCTATCGCTTAGCGCCGGGATGGGCGCTCTTTCCGCTTGTGGTCTTGTCCTCTGCGGCAACGGTGATTGCATCGCAGGCCGTGATCTCCGGCGCATTTTCAATGACGCGTCAGGCAGTGCAGCTCGGCTATTTGCCGCGCCTATTCATCCGCCACACTTCGGCCGAGGAGTTCGGCCAAATCTTCGTGCCCAAGGCTAATTTCTTCCTCCTTGTCATGGTCCTGGCGTTGGTGCTCGGCTTCAAAAGCTCCGACAATCTCGGCGCCGCCTACGGTATCGCCGTCACGGGCACAATGTCGCTCACAACACTTCTCGCGTACGTCTATACGGTCGGTGTCCTCGGGTGGAACCCGTTGATTGCCACGCCGCTGTTCATATTTCTGCTCACGGTCGATCTCCTCTTCTTCGGCGCGAACATGCTGAAAGTCGAGCAGGGCGGGTGGTTTCCGCTTGTCGTCGCATTGTTCGTCTACTCGTTGATGTCGACCTGGATGCGAGGGCGCGGTGTCCTGATCGCCCAGCGTGTCAAGGACGCGTTGCCGCTTGAGACGTTCCTCAAATCGATCCGCCCAGGTCATCCCGAACGCGTTCCGGGGACTGCAATCTTCATGACCGCAAATATCGCTTACGTTCCGACGGCCCTCCTCCACAACCTCAAGCACAACAGGGTCCTGCATGACAGAGTCGTCCTGATGAACGTGCAAACTGAGGATATTCCGCGCGTTCCCGAGGACCAGCGCGTCGAAATCCGGCATTTCGACCACAATTTCCATAGTGTCGTGCTCCGCTACGGCTTTATGGAAGAGCCGAATATCCCAAGGGCGCTCGCCCAGTGCCGCGCCTTGCAGTTTCGGTTCAACCTGATGGAAACGTCGTTTTTCGTCGGTCGGGAAAAGATCGTGAAGGCGAAGCGGTCCCCGCTCGCTCGTTGGCGTCAAGAACTATTCATTTTCCTCTCGAACTCGATGATTGGCGTCACTGATTTCTTCCGCATCCCGACCAATCGCGTAATCGAACTCGGTGGTCAAATCGAGATCTGA